One window of Arthrobacter oryzae genomic DNA carries:
- a CDS encoding FAD-dependent oxidoreductase: MIQRMDTTLNRFTMYRLVLWVLAAVAGYSLLLNVLGWLTFGIPEMLTHMALCLGLTYASNRGLAALFRVRPHSESSLITGLLLYFLFWPSFKALDMAGVAIACVLASASKYALAWRGRHIFNPAAAGAFVAGLTGLNIATWWAATPPMLFLIVPGILLVLYRTRKLLMGAVFTAVSVSIVATELLRAGMSAGQSLWQPLAQRPVLFFVGFMLTEPLTLPPRRWQQLALAAVVGVVFAVPYNLGFVANSPELALLVGNLLAFLAGQRGGVRLNFQESRPLTPTTTEFRFRPERAVRFAPGQYMELHLPHARSDGKGRRRVFSLTSAPDARDVTIGVGTAEPVSAAKRALLALRPGDSVTATAVGGDFVLPRGQAGPVLLIAAGIGITPYLAQLAAGAAKTRDVALLYLAKSAAELAYADALDQSGARVIARLSDGSAPPSFMEDAATVSRPPERLDGAALKQLVPDIAARDVFVSGSPASVRTLRAAARAAGARRIRTDSFAGY, encoded by the coding sequence ATGATCCAGCGGATGGACACGACCCTGAACCGCTTCACCATGTACCGCCTGGTGTTGTGGGTGCTTGCGGCAGTGGCCGGGTACAGCCTGTTGCTCAACGTCCTGGGCTGGCTGACGTTCGGCATCCCCGAAATGCTCACCCACATGGCGCTCTGCCTGGGACTCACGTACGCCTCGAACCGCGGGCTGGCTGCCCTGTTCCGCGTCAGGCCGCATTCGGAATCTTCCCTGATCACCGGCCTGCTGTTGTACTTCCTGTTCTGGCCAAGTTTCAAAGCACTGGATATGGCTGGCGTGGCCATCGCCTGCGTCCTGGCATCGGCGTCGAAGTACGCCTTGGCCTGGCGTGGACGGCACATCTTCAATCCTGCAGCCGCGGGTGCCTTCGTGGCGGGCCTGACCGGGCTGAACATCGCCACGTGGTGGGCGGCCACTCCCCCGATGCTCTTCCTCATCGTGCCTGGCATCCTGCTGGTGCTGTACCGCACCCGGAAGCTGCTGATGGGCGCCGTGTTCACGGCGGTTTCCGTGTCCATAGTGGCCACCGAACTCCTCCGGGCGGGAATGTCCGCAGGCCAGTCGCTGTGGCAGCCGCTCGCGCAGCGTCCTGTGCTGTTCTTCGTGGGGTTCATGCTGACCGAACCGCTGACACTGCCGCCCCGGCGGTGGCAGCAGCTGGCGCTCGCCGCCGTCGTCGGCGTGGTGTTTGCCGTGCCCTACAACCTGGGTTTCGTGGCGAATTCGCCCGAACTGGCGCTGCTCGTGGGGAACCTGCTCGCCTTCCTGGCCGGGCAGCGCGGCGGCGTCCGCCTGAACTTCCAGGAATCGCGGCCCCTGACGCCGACGACGACGGAATTCCGGTTCCGGCCCGAACGCGCGGTCCGGTTCGCGCCGGGACAGTACATGGAACTGCACCTTCCGCACGCCAGGTCGGACGGCAAGGGCCGGCGCCGGGTCTTCAGCCTGACCAGCGCCCCGGACGCACGGGACGTGACCATCGGCGTGGGGACAGCCGAGCCGGTGTCCGCCGCCAAACGCGCCCTGCTCGCGCTACGGCCCGGGGACTCTGTGACTGCCACCGCGGTGGGCGGCGACTTCGTCCTGCCCCGCGGCCAGGCGGGGCCCGTCCTGCTGATTGCTGCGGGCATCGGCATCACGCCCTACCTCGCCCAGCTGGCCGCAGGCGCGGCAAAAACCCGCGACGTCGCCCTCCTGTACCTGGCGAAATCGGCGGCGGAACTCGCCTACGCGGACGCGCTGGATCAGTCCGGTGCGCGGGTCATTGCCAGGCTCTCGGACGGCTCCGCGCCGCCGTCGTTCATGGAAGACGCCGCCACTGTTTCCCGGCCGCCGGAGCGGCTCGACGGCGCGGCGCTCAAGCAACTTGTTCCGGACATTGCGGCCCGCGACGTTTTCGTCTCCGGCTCGCCCGCCAGCGTCCGCACCCTGCGGGCAGCCGCCCGCGCTGCCGGTGCCCGGCGCATCCGCACCGACTCGTTTGCCGGATACTGA
- a CDS encoding GlxA family transcriptional regulator: MLKSVAVIVVPGFSIFEFGTAFEVFGIDRSERGTGVPAFDFRVCTPEPGDVRLKTGLSLHVELGLEAAADADLVIMAPYGHDQDVPEEVLDALRDAHARGAWVMSICSGAFALARAGLLDGRRCTTHWHYSPELASRYPAALVDENVLYVQDGRIISSAGTAAGIDACLHLVRVELGANVAASIARDMVVPPHRDGGQAQFIDRPIPACGSQPMEELLQWMVRNLEHEHTVNELAARVHMSPRTFARRFRSETGATPAAWLNSQRVLRAQELLESTELNIDEIAREAGFGHSVLLRHHFGKVLATSPQSYRRAFRGHLEPAV, encoded by the coding sequence ATGCTCAAATCAGTGGCTGTGATCGTTGTTCCCGGCTTCTCCATCTTCGAGTTCGGTACCGCATTCGAGGTGTTCGGCATCGACAGGTCGGAGCGGGGGACCGGTGTGCCGGCTTTCGATTTCCGCGTCTGCACGCCGGAACCGGGTGATGTCCGGCTCAAGACCGGGTTGTCCCTGCACGTCGAGCTGGGGCTGGAAGCGGCCGCGGATGCGGACCTGGTGATCATGGCTCCCTACGGCCATGACCAGGATGTCCCGGAGGAAGTACTGGACGCCTTGCGCGACGCCCATGCCCGCGGAGCCTGGGTGATGTCCATCTGTTCGGGAGCCTTCGCCCTCGCGCGTGCCGGCCTGCTCGACGGCCGGCGCTGCACCACGCACTGGCATTACTCCCCGGAATTGGCCAGCCGGTACCCGGCCGCGCTCGTGGACGAGAACGTGCTGTATGTCCAGGACGGCCGGATCATCAGCAGCGCCGGCACCGCGGCCGGTATCGATGCCTGCCTTCACCTGGTGAGGGTGGAACTCGGCGCTAACGTGGCCGCGAGCATTGCCCGGGACATGGTGGTCCCGCCCCATCGCGACGGCGGGCAGGCCCAGTTCATCGACCGGCCCATTCCGGCCTGCGGCTCACAGCCCATGGAGGAGCTGCTGCAGTGGATGGTCCGGAACCTGGAACATGAGCACACCGTCAACGAGCTTGCGGCGCGGGTGCACATGTCGCCGCGGACGTTCGCGCGCCGCTTCCGTTCCGAAACGGGGGCCACTCCGGCCGCCTGGCTGAACTCCCAGCGTGTGCTGCGGGCGCAGGAACTCCTGGAATCCACGGAGCTCAACATCGACGAGATTGCCCGCGAAGCGGGGTTCGGCCATTCCGTGCTGCTGCGGCACCATTTCGGCAAAGTCCTGGCCACGAGCCCGCAATCCTACCGGCGCGCGTTCCGCGGCCACCTCGAACCCGCGGTCTAG
- the catA gene encoding catechol 1,2-dioxygenase produces the protein MTTELSEFDAKAAESGSLATERFRDSGKTAALEVPKERVSLLANEVLGAVYETIRKHKVSYDEFNALKAWLISVGEDGEWPLFLDVWVEHVVEEVSTEDREGNKGTIEGPYYVPGSPQLQTPATLPMRKDEGGTPLLFQGQVRAVDGTPLGGAHVEIWHADDNGFYSQYAPGLPEWNLRGTVVADASGNFALNTVQPAPYQIPTDGACGKLIAAAGWHAWRPAHLHLKVSAPGYQLLTAQLYFEGDQHLSDDIASAVKPELVLSPAARAGASGNEVTYDFVLDAERA, from the coding sequence ATGACAACCGAGCTAAGCGAATTCGACGCCAAGGCCGCCGAGTCCGGCAGCCTTGCCACGGAACGTTTCCGCGACAGCGGCAAGACGGCGGCACTGGAGGTTCCCAAGGAACGCGTGTCCCTGCTGGCCAACGAGGTGCTGGGCGCTGTCTACGAAACCATCCGCAAGCACAAGGTGAGCTACGACGAGTTCAATGCGCTGAAGGCCTGGCTGATCAGCGTGGGCGAGGACGGCGAGTGGCCGCTTTTCCTGGACGTCTGGGTGGAACACGTGGTTGAGGAAGTGTCCACGGAGGACCGGGAAGGCAACAAGGGAACCATCGAGGGGCCGTACTACGTCCCGGGTTCGCCGCAGCTTCAGACGCCGGCCACCCTGCCGATGCGCAAGGACGAGGGCGGTACGCCGCTGCTGTTCCAGGGCCAGGTCCGGGCTGTCGACGGCACGCCGCTTGGCGGAGCCCATGTGGAGATCTGGCACGCGGACGACAACGGCTTCTACTCCCAGTACGCACCGGGCCTGCCCGAGTGGAACCTTCGCGGCACCGTGGTGGCCGACGCCTCGGGCAACTTTGCGCTGAACACCGTGCAGCCCGCCCCGTACCAGATCCCCACCGACGGCGCCTGCGGCAAGCTCATTGCGGCCGCCGGCTGGCATGCCTGGCGCCCGGCGCACCTTCACCTCAAGGTGTCCGCCCCCGGCTACCAGCTGCTCACCGCCCAGCTCTATTTCGAAGGCGACCAGCACCTCTCCGACGACATCGCCTCGGCCGTCAAACCGGAGCTCGTGCTGAGCCCGGCCGCACGTGCCGGCGCCAGCGGCAATGAAGTCACCTACGACTTTGTGTTGGACGCCGAACGCGCCTGA
- a CDS encoding M4 family metallopeptidase: MYCSIIPPYLLRRLAAQHEPRMYAVARAAKEALLHVRSIQATRALPLPHVPSGLRQLKPGPPNRTVYDAKTSESLPGQVVRKEGEPVTGDSSADEAYDGLGHTHRLYAEAFGRNSIDGQGLPLDATVHFGKLYDNAFWDGRQMVFGDGDGEIFQRFTRSLSVIGHELAHGVTQHSAGLVYRNQAGAINESLSDVFGALVEQYVAQQPASEASWLIGENLFTDKVQGAALRSLKAPGTAYDDDVLGRDPQPDSMDSYVRTSADNGGVHINSGIPNRAFYMVASALGGNAWETPGRIWYDTLTGGSLPANATFTKFAKATAASASELFGAGSPEHDAVRQAWETVKVKL; the protein is encoded by the coding sequence ATGTACTGCTCCATCATCCCGCCCTACCTGCTGCGGCGCCTTGCGGCACAGCATGAACCCCGCATGTACGCGGTGGCCCGGGCGGCGAAGGAAGCCCTGCTCCATGTCAGGTCCATCCAGGCGACCCGGGCGCTGCCGCTGCCGCACGTCCCCTCCGGACTCCGGCAGCTCAAGCCCGGTCCGCCGAACCGCACGGTGTATGACGCCAAGACCTCCGAGTCCCTGCCCGGGCAGGTGGTCCGCAAGGAGGGCGAACCCGTCACGGGCGATTCGTCCGCTGACGAGGCCTACGACGGGCTGGGCCACACCCACCGCCTGTACGCCGAGGCCTTCGGCCGGAACTCGATCGACGGCCAGGGACTCCCCCTTGATGCGACCGTGCACTTCGGCAAGCTCTATGACAACGCCTTCTGGGACGGACGCCAGATGGTGTTCGGCGACGGCGACGGCGAAATCTTCCAGCGCTTCACCCGGTCCCTCAGCGTCATCGGCCACGAACTGGCCCACGGCGTGACGCAGCACTCGGCCGGACTCGTCTACCGGAACCAGGCCGGTGCCATCAACGAATCCTTGTCGGACGTGTTCGGCGCGCTGGTGGAACAGTACGTTGCGCAGCAGCCGGCATCGGAGGCCAGCTGGCTGATCGGTGAAAACCTGTTCACCGACAAGGTGCAAGGCGCAGCCCTCAGGTCATTGAAGGCCCCCGGCACCGCCTACGACGACGACGTGCTGGGCAGGGATCCCCAGCCGGACTCCATGGATTCCTATGTCAGGACCAGCGCGGACAACGGCGGGGTGCACATCAATTCCGGCATCCCCAACCGCGCGTTCTACATGGTGGCGTCGGCACTCGGCGGCAACGCGTGGGAAACTCCGGGCCGGATCTGGTACGACACACTCACCGGCGGGTCCCTGCCTGCCAACGCCACATTCACCAAGTTCGCCAAGGCCACCGCTGCATCGGCTTCGGAACTGTTCGGCGCCGGCTCTCCCGAGCATGACGCCGTTCGGCAGGCGTGGGAAACTGTGAAGGTAAAGCTGTAA
- the catC gene encoding muconolactone Delta-isomerase encodes MLFAVRMDVSIPQDMDPQSRAELLATEKAYSQELQRKGEWQSIWRCVGEYANISIFDVSGNERLHDILWGLPLFPYMTMEITPLAAHPSDIALG; translated from the coding sequence GTGCTTTTTGCAGTGCGTATGGACGTCAGCATCCCGCAGGACATGGACCCGCAGTCCAGGGCCGAGCTACTCGCCACGGAAAAGGCGTATTCGCAGGAACTGCAGCGCAAGGGTGAGTGGCAGAGCATCTGGCGCTGCGTGGGCGAATACGCCAACATCAGTATCTTCGACGTCTCCGGCAACGAGCGGCTGCATGACATTCTTTGGGGGCTGCCGCTGTTCCCGTATATGACGATGGAGATCACGCCGTTGGCGGCACATCCCTCCGACATAGCCCTCGGCTAG
- a CDS encoding protealysin inhibitor emfourin, translating to MKITVQRSGGIAALKRVWSVQATTPTDMSRWEPLVEACPWDAVPRSAAGGQPDRFTYSIKAGQRRATLPEQAVTGPWRVLVDNTRAAAEAARNEAPRNGERRG from the coding sequence ATGAAGATCACCGTCCAGCGCAGCGGCGGGATTGCTGCGCTCAAACGGGTCTGGAGCGTCCAGGCCACCACGCCCACGGACATGAGCCGCTGGGAGCCCCTCGTAGAGGCCTGCCCCTGGGATGCCGTCCCGCGCTCCGCGGCAGGCGGACAGCCGGACAGGTTCACGTATTCCATCAAGGCCGGCCAGCGCCGCGCCACCCTTCCGGAGCAGGCCGTCACCGGACCGTGGCGGGTCCTGGTCGACAACACCCGGGCAGCGGCCGAAGCCGCACGGAACGAGGCCCCACGGAACGGCGAGCGCCGGGGCTAG